In Ananas comosus cultivar F153 linkage group 10, ASM154086v1, whole genome shotgun sequence, the following proteins share a genomic window:
- the LOC109716693 gene encoding uncharacterized protein LOC109716693, with the protein MAPSKRWMDLVDDRLSEAYEMGVQSFLNYAFKRTGKNKEIRCPCVKCGNTYSGTRELVESHLKVYGIVQNYTFWYHHGERSGEPQSESDGDDGEEIEEDESDNEMHKIIRNLYPEFSDVGRDFENSNSMRNDEIEEEPNDEAKKFYRLLKDSNQPLYDGSKSSKLSLLVKLLHIKSLGGWSNASFTMLLQLLKDDLLPSETNFPNSYYEAKKIIQDLGLSYKKIDAYKNDCMLYWKEDANSNLCKVCCASRWKHDKHSGETKQKVSGKRVPMKSLCYFPLKPRLQRLFMSKKTASLMRWHVDQRVDDGVMRHPADSISWRSFNELHESFALEPRNVRLGLASDGFQPFGDSRKPYSIWPVILIPYNLPPWMCMKQSNFILSMLIPGPESPGDAIDIYLQPLINELKELWDEGVETFDVSIRQNFQLRAAPLWTINDFPAYGNLSGWSTKGKIACPCCNKNTFSIRLTNGGKQCYMGHRRYLPINHKWRNDKFSFDGTKERGCAPKLLTGDEILGQVQDLEGIILTKYANKRQKISHSDRGDNWNKKSIFFELPYWKTLLLRHNLDLMHIEKNITDSILGTIMNIKGKKKDTIKSRLDLQAMNIKPELHPIRKGDKLALPHASLHYVQRKSTHFVFSLNN; encoded by the coding sequence ATGGCACCTAGTAAGCGTTGGATGGATCTTGTTGATGATCGGCTTAGCGAGGCATATGAAATGGGAGTTCAAAGTTTTTTGAATTATGCTTTCAAGAGAACTGGAAAGAATAAGGAAATTCGATGTCCTTGTGTAAAATGTGGTAATACATATTCTGGAACTCGTGAGCTAGTTGAGTCACACTTGAAGGTTTACGGAATAGTTCAAAATTATACCTTTTGGTATCATCATGGCGAAAGGTCGGGTGAGCCTCAATCTGAGTCAGATGGCGATGATGGGGAGGAAATTGAAGAAGATGAGAGTGACAATGAGATgcataaaattataagaaatttatATCCTGAATTTAGTGATGTGGGTAGAGACTTTGAGAACTCTAACTCCATGAGAAATGACGAGATTGAAGAAGAACCAAATGATGAAGCAAAGAAATTCTATAGGTTATTAAAAGACTCCAATCAACCATTATATGATGGTtccaaaagttcaaaattatcTTTGCTAGTCAAATTACTTCACATTAAGAGCCTTGGTGGGTGGAGTAATGCATCATTTACAATGTTATTACAATTATTAAAAGATGATCTTCTACCAAGTGAAACAAATTTTCCTAATTCATACTACGAGGCAAAGAAGATTATTCAAGATCTTGGTCTCTCTTATAAGaaaattgatgcatataaaaatGATTGTATGCTATATTGGAAGGAGGATGCAAATTCTAACTTGTGCAAAGTTTGTTGTGCTTCTAGATGGAAGCATGATAAGCATAGTGGTGAAACCAAGCAAAAGGTAAGTGGTAAAAGAGTACCTATGAAGTCATTATGCTATTTTCCACTAAAGCCTAGACTTCAAAGGTTGTTTATGTCCAAAAAGACAGCCTCCTTAATGCGATGGCATGTTGATCAAAGGGTTGATGATGGAGTGATGCGACATCCAGCTGATTCAATATCTTGGAGATCCTTCAATGAACTTCATGAATCATTTGCATTGGAGCCTCGCAATGTGAGACTTGGTCTTGCTAGTGATGGTTTCCAACCATTTGGAGATTCGAGAAAACCATATAGCATTTGGCCAGTAATATTAATTCCATACAACTTGCCACCATGGATGTGCATGAAGCAATCTAATTTTATTCTATCGATGCTTATTCCCGGACCCGAGAGTCCTGGAGATGCAATTGATATATATCTCCAACCATTAATAAATGAGTTAAAGGAGTTATGGGATGAAGGGGTTGAAACATTTGATGTATCTATTCgacaaaattttcaattgcGTGCAGCTCCACTATGGACTATTAATGATTTTCCAGCTTATGGTAACTTATCCGGATGGAGTACGAAAGGAAAAATAGCATGTCCTTGTTGCAATAAGAACACATTTTCTATTAGGTTAACTAATGGTGGTAAGCAATGTTACATGGGCCACCGACGCTATTTGCCTATTAATCACAAATGGAGGAATGATAAATTCTCTTTTGATGGCACTAAAGAAAGGGGTTGTGCACCAAAGCTTCTTACTGGTGATGAAATTTTAGGACAGGTGCAAGATCTTGAGGGGATTATCTTAACCAAATATGCCAACAAGAGACAAAAAATATCACATAGTGATCGTGGTGATAATTGGAATAAGAAAAGTATATTCTTTGAACTACCATATTGGAAGACTCTTTTGTTGCGCCATAATTTAGACTTAATGCACATTGAGAAGAACATAACGGATAGCATACTTGGTACCATCATGaatattaaaggaaaaaaaaaggacactATTAAATCTCGTCTTGATTTGCAAGCAATGAATATAAAGCCTGAATTACATCCAATTAGAAAAGGAGACAAATTGGCACTTCCACATGCTTCCTTACATTATGTCCAAAGGAAAAGCACACATTTTGTGTTTTCTTTAAACAATTGA
- the LOC109716052 gene encoding uncharacterized protein LOC109716052, which produces MWAAVTDKFKHEKMEDYRDEILAHMNDLWNKWRGDLHRKFVKPCKTIQETLKQIPEGVDRGDWEWLVKQHFSSEKFMAASKRNSNNRAKLSMPHRTGSKPIRQVI; this is translated from the exons ATGTGGGCCGCTGTGACG GACAAATTTAAGCATGAGAAAATGGAGGATTATCGTGATGAAATCTTGGCTCATATGAATGATTTGTGGAATAAGTGGAGGGGGGATTTGCATCGCAAATTTGTGAAGCCTTGTAAGACTATACAAGAAACTCTAAAACAAATTCCTGAAGGTGTTGATCGAGGAGATTGGGAATGGCTAGTTAAACAGCATTTTTCAAGTGAAAAATTTATG GCAGCAAGTAAACGAAACTCAAACAATAGGGCAAAATTAAGTATGCCTCACCGTACAGGTAGTAAGCCAATTCGACAAGTTATATGA